Proteins co-encoded in one Malus domestica chromosome 09, GDT2T_hap1 genomic window:
- the LOC103443785 gene encoding protein JINGUBANG-like: protein MHLQFISPIYPYPPPLLAFDIHRLELEMASLDYSSNSPKTPSFASTPKTPTNNNTQNLQSRFFRSISTKDAPSFSNFPYTPPHRTNSPSSHTQSLHASPTASPLHPLQSSSPSKNPDLLTAYRCISSVLKKDGQILSVAASNGLVYTGSASNLIRVWKLPEFTECGQLKTKACMVVAMEVSHDKVYAAYGDGKVRVWQRTWDGGLKHVRLATIPKTGSYVRSLYIAAGKDKMHMGAITSLAINVSEDILYSASIDRTVKVWRISDLKCIETIKAHAGPINEIIIADDGVLYTASDDATVRVWRRNFCRGDQLPHSLTVTLPAKNSPVKTLTLTPDGGVLYGGCTDGYIHYWLKGWFSGQLQYGGALQGHTHAVMCLASVANYVVSGSADSTSRIWSRDVEDGQHTCLAVLVGHRGPIRCVTAFSGRLGDEAEDGCTICTGSLDGVLKVWRVTCTNKIADNLCSAQSECEYFQL from the exons ATGCATTTACAATTCATTTCCCCAATATATCCATATCCACCACCTCTTCTTGCATTTGACATACACAGATTAGAACTAGAAATGGCCTCCCTAGACTACTCTTCCAACTCTCCCAAAACCCCATCTTTTGCATCCACACCTAAAAcaccaacaaataataataCACAAAATCTCCAGAGCAGGTTTTTCAGAAGCATTTCAACAAAAGATGCCCCATCCTTCTCGAACTTCCCCTACACCCCACCGCACCGCACCAACTCGCCTTCCTCCCATACCCAAAGCCTCCATGCCTCTCCTACCGCCTCTCCTCTCCACCCTCTCCAATCATCATCTCCCTCCAAGAACCCCGACCTCCTCACCGCCTACCGCTGCATCTCCTCCGTCCTAAAGAAGGACGGTCAGATCTTGTCAGTTGCTGCATCAAATGGCCTAGTTTACACTGGTTCCGCCAGCAACCTCATTAGGGTTTGGAAGCTGCCAGAGTTCACGGAATGTGGGCAGCTCAAGACCAAGGCTTGCATGGTCGTGGCAATGGAGGTGTCCCATGACAAGGTCTATGCAGCTTATGGTGATGGTAAGGTTAGGGTTTGGCAGAGAACGTGGGATGGCGGGTTGAAGCACGTGAGGCTGGCGACAATTCCGAAGACCGGAAGTTATGTTCGGAGCTTATACATTGCCGCCGGGAAAGATAAGATG CATATGGGTGCTATAACATCTCTGGCCATCAATGTATCAGAAGACATCCTATACTCAGCTTCCATTGACAGAACAGTCAAAGTATGGAGAATTTCAGACCTAAAATGCATTGAGACCATCAAAGCCCACGCTGGGCCGATCAACGAGATCATCATCGCCGATGATGGCGTCCTCTACACGGCCTCAGACGATGCCACAGTCCGAGTCTGGCGCCGTAACTTCTGCCGTGGAGACCAGCTTCCTCATTCACTCACTGTAACTTTACCCGCCAAGAATTCCCCcgtcaaaaccctaaccctaaccccaGATGGCGGAGTTTTGTACGGCGGGTGCACTGATGGGTACATACACTATTGGCTCAAGGGTTGGTTCTCTGGCCAATTACAGTATGGGGGTGCACTCCAAGGTCACACCCATGCAGTGATGTGCTTGGCCAGCGTGGCCAACTACGTGGTCAGTGGGTCAGCTGACTCCACAAGTAGGATTTGGTCTAGAGATGTGGAAGATGGTCAGCACACTTGCCTGGCAGTGCTCGTAGGGCATAGAGGGCCGATCAGATGTGTCACCGCGTTTTCCGGAAGATTAGGGGATGAGGCGGAGGATGGTTGCACAATTTGTACTGGAAGTCTTGACGGTGTTCTTAAAGTGTGGCGTGTGACCTGCACTAACAAAATTGCTGATAATTTGTGTTCAGCACAAAGTGAGTGTGAGTATTTTCAGCTGTAG
- the LOC103411654 gene encoding uncharacterized protein, producing the protein MPLPPSSSSQRSPTKMLERVLSSRRYAPYADESAAENDAVADESKTKKHLPISFFTTRITNYLTRTGPVWPCLLVLALVLLLIFSLIFNSRRFVCVSPYDPVSRTGFFGFDGLESDFGSLGVPWCRSKHGKAVEWTTKDLIKGLEMFVPIYETRPIKNNMYGMGFDHSFGLWFIAQWLKPDLMIESGAFKGHSTWVLRQAMPDTPIITLTPKHPGKFLKKGPAYVDGNCTYFTGKDFVDFGNVDWGKVMKKHGITDLSRVLIFFDDHQNELKRVRQALKAGFRHIIFEDNYDTGTGDHYSLRQICDQSYIRGGGHSCFKDSDEARIRSKRKKFWEKAVDIEELCGAGEAWWGVRGYMHDNFTKSSKKISYSEHFQNSRFVESILDVYWEVPPVAGPSLTHQTRYDPARAVTPIVEDGRYGLFNRLGLTRLDTSVFNGYTQMVYLEISKQ; encoded by the exons ATGCCACTCCCTCCGTCGAGCTCCAGCCAAAGATCCCCTACCAAAATGCTCGAGCGCGTCCTCTCCTCGCGCCGATACGCGCCGTACGCGGACGAATCCGCCGCTGAAAACGACGCTGTCGCCGACGAGTCCAAGACCAAGAAGCACCTGCCCATCTCCTTCTTCACCACCCGAATCACCAACTACTTGACTCGAACCGGACCCGTCTGGCCCTGCCTCCTGGTCCTCGCCCTCGTCCTCCTTCTAATATTCTCCCTCATATTCAACTCCCGGAGATTCGTCTGCGTCTCGCCTTACGACCCGGTTTCTCGTACCGGCTTCTTCGGGTTCGATGGCCTCGAATCGGATTTCGGATCCCTCGGCGTGCCTTGGT GCAGATCGAAACACGGAAAAGCAGTTGAATGGACAACTAAGGATTTAATCAAGGGCTTGGAAATGTTTGTACCTATTTACGAAACCCGACCGATAAAAAACAACATGTACGGGATGGGTTTTGACCACAGCTTTGGGCTCTGGTTCATTGCCCAGTGGCTGAAGCCAGATCTAATGATTGAGAGTGGCGCTTTCAAGGGTcattccacttgggttttgCGACAAGCAATGCCAGACACGCCAATTATTACCCTCACACCCAAGCATCCTGGGAAGTTTCTAAAGAAGGGGCCTGCATATGTTGATGGAAACTGCACATACTTTACTGGAAAAGATTTTGTGGATTTTGGAAATGTTGATTGGGGAAAAGTGATGAAGAAACATGGGATTACTGATCTGAGCCGTGTTCTTATTTTTTTCGATGATCatcagaatgaattgaaaaG AGTAAGGCAGGCTCTGAAAGCTGGTTTTCggcacataatatttgaggataatTATGATACTGGAACAGGAGATCATTATTCCTTACGGCAGATATGTGATCAATCCTATATAAGAG GAGGTGGTCACAGCTGCTTTAAAGACAGTGATGAAGCTAGGATTAGGTCAAAAAGGAAGAAGTTCTGGGAGAAAGCAGTGGATATTGAAGAACTTTGTGGGGCGGGTGAAGCATGGTGGGGTGTTAGAGGATACATGCATGATAACTTTACTAAAAGTAGTAAGAAGATATCGTATTCAGAACATTTTCAGAATAGCCGGTTTGTGGAATCAATTCTTGATGTTTACTGGGAGGTTCCACCAGTGGCAGGTCCGTCCCTCACTCATCAAACTAGATACGATCCTGCTCGTGCCGTAACTCCTATTGTCGAAGATGGCCGATATGGCTTATTCAATCGACTTGGCTTAACCAGACTCGACACGTCTGTATTTAATGGATATACTCAGATGGTTTACCTTGAGATATCAAAACAGTAA
- the LOC103411653 gene encoding auxin-responsive protein IAA21-like isoform X1, whose protein sequence is MSMPLEHDYIGLTETSSSPMERSSEKISSSTSSAINLKETELRLGLPGSHSPDRKKPSGLGLGVSIFGKDLEENNKPTGFSPNPPKNPVSGAKRGFSDAIDGCSEKWAFTMTNGSEVDVGKAAVLGSPLAKKEVSSVPLSPKPAAQLEKKNTQASEHAAASPSCKAQVVGWPPIRSFRKNSMASNLAKNNDDAAGKQGSGCLYVKVSMDGAPYLRKVDLKTYNNYTELSMALEKMFSCFNIGQCSSNGLPERDGLSASRLMDLLNGSEFVLTYEDKDDDWMLVGDVPWQMFTETCRRLRIMKGSEAIGLAPRAAGKCKNRN, encoded by the exons ATGTCTATGCCACTGGAGCATGATTACATAGGCCTAACAGAGACTTCATCTTCTCCAATGGAAAGAAGCTCTGAGAAGATTTCATCTTCCACTTCCTCCGCCATCAACCTCAAGGAGACTGAGCTCAGGCTTGGCCTGCCTGGGTCCCACTCTCCTGACAGAAAAAAACCATCAGGGCTTGGACTTGGGGTCTCAATTTTTGGGAAAGATTTGGAGGAGAATAACAAGCCAACTGGATTTTCTCCAAACCCTCCAAAGAACCCTGTGTCAGGGGCAAAAAGGGGATTCTCTGACGCCATTGATGGGTGTTCTGAGAAATGGGCTTTTACCATGACTAATGGATCTGAGGTTGATGTGGGTAAAGCGGCTGTCTTGGGTTCTCCATTAGCCAAGAAGGAGGTTTCTTCTGTTCCTCTGTCGCCAAAGCCAGCAGCTCAGTTGGAGAAGAAGAACACTCAGGCCTCTGAGCATGCTGCTGCTTCTCCTTCTTGCAA GGCACAGGTGGTAGGATGGCCCCCAATTCGATCATTTCGGAAGAATTCCATGGCCTCTAATCTGGCGAAAAACAACGATGACGCTGCGGGCAAACAAGGGTCCGGGTGCCTTTATGTGAAGGTTAGCATGGACGGCGCTCCATACCTGCGAAAAGTTGACCTTAAAACCTACAACAACTACACTGAACTTTCCATGGCTCTGGAGAAGATGTTTAGCTGCTTCAACATTG GGCAGTGCAGTTCTAATGGACTTCCAGAGCGAGATGGTCTGAGTGCGAGTCGATTGATGGATCTTCTCAATGGTTCTGAATTTGTTCTGACTTACGAGGACAAGGATGATGACTGGATGCTTGTTGGCGATGTTCCTTGGCA GATGTTCACTGAGACCTGTAGGAGGCTGAGGATCATGAAAGGTTCTGAAGCAATCGGACTAG CTCCAAGGGCCGCGGGGAAGTGCAAGAACCGCAACTAA
- the LOC103411653 gene encoding auxin-responsive protein IAA21-like isoform X2: protein MSMPLEHDYIGLTETSSSPMERSSEKISSSTSSAINLKETELRLGLPGSHSPDRKKPSGLGLGVSIFGKDLEENNKPTGFSPNPPKNPVSGAKRGFSDAIDGCSEKWAFTMTNGSEVDVGKAAVLGSPLAKKEVSSVPLSPKPAAQLEKKNTQASEHAAASPSCNRAQVVGWPPIRSFRKNSMASNLAKNNDDAAGKQGSGCLYVKVSMDGAPYLRKVDLKTYNNYTELSMALEKMFSCFNIGQCSSNGLPERDGLSASRLMDLLNGSEFVLTYEDKDDDWMLVGDVPWQMFTETCRRLRIMKGSEAIGLAPRAAGKCKNRN from the exons ATGTCTATGCCACTGGAGCATGATTACATAGGCCTAACAGAGACTTCATCTTCTCCAATGGAAAGAAGCTCTGAGAAGATTTCATCTTCCACTTCCTCCGCCATCAACCTCAAGGAGACTGAGCTCAGGCTTGGCCTGCCTGGGTCCCACTCTCCTGACAGAAAAAAACCATCAGGGCTTGGACTTGGGGTCTCAATTTTTGGGAAAGATTTGGAGGAGAATAACAAGCCAACTGGATTTTCTCCAAACCCTCCAAAGAACCCTGTGTCAGGGGCAAAAAGGGGATTCTCTGACGCCATTGATGGGTGTTCTGAGAAATGGGCTTTTACCATGACTAATGGATCTGAGGTTGATGTGGGTAAAGCGGCTGTCTTGGGTTCTCCATTAGCCAAGAAGGAGGTTTCTTCTGTTCCTCTGTCGCCAAAGCCAGCAGCTCAGTTGGAGAAGAAGAACACTCAGGCCTCTGAGCATGCTGCTGCTTCTCCTTCTTGCAA CAGGGCACAGGTGGTAGGATGGCCCCCAATTCGATCATTTCGGAAGAATTCCATGGCCTCTAATCTGGCGAAAAACAACGATGACGCTGCGGGCAAACAAGGGTCCGGGTGCCTTTATGTGAAGGTTAGCATGGACGGCGCTCCATACCTGCGAAAAGTTGACCTTAAAACCTACAACAACTACACTGAACTTTCCATGGCTCTGGAGAAGATGTTTAGCTGCTTCAACATTG GGCAGTGCAGTTCTAATGGACTTCCAGAGCGAGATGGTCTGAGTGCGAGTCGATTGATGGATCTTCTCAATGGTTCTGAATTTGTTCTGACTTACGAGGACAAGGATGATGACTGGATGCTTGTTGGCGATGTTCCTTGGCA GATGTTCACTGAGACCTGTAGGAGGCTGAGGATCATGAAAGGTTCTGAAGCAATCGGACTAG CTCCAAGGGCCGCGGGGAAGTGCAAGAACCGCAACTAA